In Crinalium epipsammum PCC 9333, the genomic window GAGGTTAGTAATAACTTCTCTCGACCCTAACCATAAACAAAGTAATCTGGCGTGCGGAATGTTTGCTCGTAAATATCTTTTTTCGCGCAAATGTCTACTTGCGCTGTAGAGGGTGACATTAATTCGACAATGACATCAGGGTAGCGACCATTTTCTTCCCATACTACCCAGCCTTGACGGTCGGTTCTACCATCGACATTTAAAACTATAAAGAAATCTGGTCCTCGAAAATCGCGGTTTCTTGCTTGGGCGGAACTGTAGTAAATAAACATATTTCCCCCCGCAAAGTAATCATTGCGCTGTGCCAATGCAGTTAGCATTGACCGAATTAGGACATTCATGGCAATGCGGTGGCGATTACTTTCCAAGGGTTCACCATCATCGAATATTAAATCAGTGGGCGGCATGGGGGGTTCCCAGTCCACATTCTCTGTTATCTGGGCTTGCTGCTGTTCGCTGGTTAAAGATTGCATTTGCCCTCCCATCAGTTTTGATGTCTTTTTTTAGTTTAGAAGGTTGGGGAGGAGATAGGCGATGTCTATGACGCTGCTCCGCCTACGCACTTTTTAAATCATCATTATAAAGAGTTGGCTTCTGGTGGGAAGATAATTTCATTTAAAGACTTCAGAATATATTGGACAGTCAGAATATTTAAAGTTTCTATTAAAAAAAGGCGGTTTTTAAAGGGAGATTATATAGGTAACTTGAGTGACAAAAGTAGTAAATATCATTTCAATCCTAACTGTAGAGATTAGAAAAACTTAGTTTTAAAATATCTTTTTGTAAATAATGAGCAGCGAAAAATAGAAAACCATAAAATACCTGATGCTTAAAAAAAAGCTGGTCTTAATGAATTTTCTTTTTACGCCAAAAGTGATTACATATCAAGTAAATTGCGATGAGTAAATCTGGTTTACGAGTGCGATTATTTCTCTTTGTTGATTGTCTTCTTGCATTACGCAGCAAGCTGAAAATTGTTCGTTCTTTGCAAAAATATTCAGGTGATGAGTCGGTTGAACTTCCAGTAGCTTTGAAGAGTATACTAAATTTTGCTAACCCTGATTTTATGCCATAATTGGTAGAGCCGAATTTCTTCCTTTTTTTTGCAATTTACAAAGTAAATGCTTAATAAGCACCTTGCTTTTTTAAAACTACAGCGACAGTCTTAAATAAAATGTTTATATCTAACCAGAGCGACCAATTTTCAATGTAGTGAAGATCCAATCGCATTACTTGGTCAAAATCAATAATGTCAGACCGACCAGAAACTTGCCACCAACCTGTAATTCCTGGTAAAACTTCCTGACGGATAAAGTGACGTTCTGAAAAATTTGCTACATCTCTAGTTGCTAAGGGACGAGGCCCGACCAAGCTCATTTCTCCCTGCAAAACATTAAAAATTTGTGGCAATTCATCTAAGCTATAACACCGCAAGAATTTGCCAATGCGGGTGACGCGAGGATCGTCTTTCATCTTAAACAGAACCCCATCTTGATTTTCGTTCAAAGTTTCTAATTCCTTTTGCAGTTTATCTGCATCAGGGCGCATCGTGCGGAATTTCCAAACTTTAAATTTTTGCCCATGCAAACCGATACGAGTTTGTTTATAAAACACTGGTCCCGAAGAATCCAGTTTGATGGCTAGAGCGATCGCTATATAAATGGGAGAAGTTAAGATTATAAATAAACTGGAAAAACAAAAATCAAACATTCTTTTAATCCAAAAATCTTTACCTGTAATCAATGGACAAGTAAATGTCAGACAAGGCATTCTGCCAATCTTACTTAGCTCCATATCTCTATAAATTTGTTTTACTTCCATAGGCAGAATATGAATAGTTATACCAGCCGCGTGAAACAACCAGCATAAAAACATCCTGTTTTTAATCGCATTCCATGAAATAAATACTTCAGTCACACCTAAATCATGGAGTTGTTCTAACGTTGCCTTGCGAGTATATCTATCCAAGGCTTTAGCTCCATCAAATCCTACAATTTTACAGCGATTATCTTTTTTGATGAAATTAAAATATTCTGCTTGTTCTTCTGGATCACAAATAACAAAAACAGAATTTTTTCCAAACAACTGGAGATCGCGTAGATATTCCAGAGTAACATTCACAAACAATCTGCCAGCACATACCCAAGATGCATTCAAAAACCAAGGCAGTAACAAGTGTGAAGGGGACTCAAATTGTACTGTTTGTACTGTTTTATTGAGCAGGATAATTGCTAAAAGCAACCCATGAGCAAAAGCTAGCGACTTGATTATATTGAAGTAGTCATAACGCTTTTGCCCTGGTTGATAAAGTCCTTGGATTGCCATTACTGCTATCTCAACCAAAATAGTTATCAGCATTCCAAAAGAACTGCGTGACGTATCCCAGGGAAAATCATTAGGTGGAATGTAAGATTCAGCTATCAGCCAGGATACAGATAAACTAAGATAATCAAAAAAAGCGAGAGTGATTATTCTTATCCACCAATTACCTTTTCGTACTCTGGAAAATCCAGGGGCACGCAAGTCTAATGGGGCTTCACTCAAGTGAGTGTATGCCATCTTTGCTCCTTATTTATAGCAATAATTTTATTAGTTAAACTAGCTTTTCTTGCTTTAAAATCAAAAAAGCTTTGCAAGTTGAGTTTTTAGATTTTATAAACTTGCTAACTTGAATCACCATGAAATCAACCTAAAGATAAGGTTAACACTAAAGCTTTTATATATTATAATACAATAATAGGCTATATTCTTGAGGTTTAGTATAATAAAATACAAATTTTAATTTATTAACGACAATCCGATAAAATGGACGTTTATGCTACTGAAAGCTAATGCTAATTCCCCCTTAAATCGAGACAATAGATATATAGAGGGTTATAAATAATCAACATAGCCCTCAAATAAGGAGTGTATTAGCGGTGGTTGTACAAATATCCAAAAGCACCTACGAAACTAAAACCCAAGAAATTGCCAAGCAACTTTTAGCAGCTACGCGGGAAAATCGCTCCTTTTTTGCCAAAATCGGCGACCAAATGCGCTGGAATGATAAGTTACTCGGATGGGCGATGAGTAACCCTGGTTTACGAGTGCAATTATTTCGCTTTATTGACTGTCTCCCGGCATTACGCAGCAAGGCGGAAATTGCTCGTCATTTGCAAGAATATTTAGGTGATGAGTCGGTTGAACTTCCAGCAGCTTTAAAGGGTATGCTCATATATAGAAACGCAACCTAGAGAAACAACAAATATTAATTTTGATCCGCTAGTTGGCTTATTTGCTGGTTCGCCTGATTTATCGGCTAATTGTGAAGAGATTTTGCAACAGTAAATTACTGATAAGTCTGAGTGGACATATTAACAT contains:
- a CDS encoding sugar transferase, yielding MAYTHLSEAPLDLRAPGFSRVRKGNWWIRIITLAFFDYLSLSVSWLIAESYIPPNDFPWDTSRSSFGMLITILVEIAVMAIQGLYQPGQKRYDYFNIIKSLAFAHGLLLAIILLNKTVQTVQFESPSHLLLPWFLNASWVCAGRLFVNVTLEYLRDLQLFGKNSVFVICDPEEQAEYFNFIKKDNRCKIVGFDGAKALDRYTRKATLEQLHDLGVTEVFISWNAIKNRMFLCWLFHAAGITIHILPMEVKQIYRDMELSKIGRMPCLTFTCPLITGKDFWIKRMFDFCFSSLFIILTSPIYIAIALAIKLDSSGPVFYKQTRIGLHGQKFKVWKFRTMRPDADKLQKELETLNENQDGVLFKMKDDPRVTRIGKFLRCYSLDELPQIFNVLQGEMSLVGPRPLATRDVANFSERHFIRQEVLPGITGWWQVSGRSDIIDFDQVMRLDLHYIENWSLWLDINILFKTVAVVLKKQGAY